In Vicinamibacterales bacterium, the following are encoded in one genomic region:
- a CDS encoding PIG-L family deacetylase, whose amino-acid sequence MCKPTGLIAAIAIVGVCGSGIPSSAQEPKLRIIAFGAHPDDNELRLAGTAAKWAALGHHVKFVSVTNGDIGHWREAGGPLARRRTQEVQQAAKLLGITTQVLDLHDGELEPTLENRRTITRLIRDWKADIVLGHRPEDYHPDHRAVGVLVRDASYMVTVPFFCPDTPHLERNPVFLSYEDRFTQPAPLRADIVVAIDDVVEKKLAAVEAMPSQFYEGGANGGPALVPDDEPGKARRKTEVREGFKRRFAGTAQRFRDKLRELYGAKPGDAVQYAEAFEISEYGRRPTAEEIRRLFPFFGKP is encoded by the coding sequence ATGTGCAAACCGACAGGCTTGATCGCAGCGATTGCCATCGTCGGCGTCTGTGGCAGCGGCATTCCATCGTCGGCGCAGGAGCCGAAGCTGCGGATCATCGCGTTCGGCGCGCATCCGGATGACAACGAGCTCCGGCTGGCGGGCACGGCCGCGAAGTGGGCCGCGCTCGGCCATCACGTCAAGTTCGTCTCGGTGACCAACGGCGACATCGGCCACTGGCGGGAGGCCGGCGGTCCTCTGGCGCGCCGCCGCACGCAGGAAGTCCAGCAGGCGGCGAAGCTTCTGGGGATCACGACGCAGGTGCTGGATCTCCACGACGGCGAACTGGAACCGACGCTGGAGAACCGCCGGACGATTACACGCCTCATCCGCGACTGGAAGGCGGACATCGTGCTGGGACACCGGCCGGAAGATTACCACCCCGATCACCGGGCGGTCGGCGTACTCGTCCGGGACGCCTCGTATATGGTCACCGTCCCGTTCTTCTGCCCCGACACGCCCCACCTGGAGCGCAACCCCGTGTTCCTCTCGTACGAGGATCGCTTCACCCAGCCCGCTCCGCTCCGTGCCGACATCGTCGTGGCGATCGATGACGTCGTGGAGAAGAAACTGGCGGCGGTGGAGGCGATGCCGTCGCAGTTCTACGAGGGCGGAGCGAACGGCGGCCCGGCCCTCGTACCCGACGACGAGCCAGGCAAAGCGCGCCGGAAGACGGAGGTTCGCGAGGGATTCAAGAGACGCTTCGCCGGCACCGCGCAGCGTTTCCGGGACAAGCTGCGCGAGCTGTACGGCGCGAAGCCGGGCGATGCCGTGCAGTATGCGGAAGCATTCGAGATCTCGGAATACGGACGCCGCCCGACCGCGGAGGAAATTCGACGGCTGTTCCCCTTCTTCGGCAAGCCGTAA
- a CDS encoding TIM barrel protein — protein sequence MTRRSALGRVAGGAAFLSASIASLAERLDAAGIQLKGRVRHSVCKWCYPKVSLDDLCREGKRFGLASVELLEVKDFETLKKHDMACAMVSGVPGGITAGLNRLENHDRIAAFFEDTAPKVAAAGFQNIICFSGNRGGMSDEQGLEHCAIGLKRIARICEKHKVLAVMELLNSKVNHPDYMCDHTLWGVELCKRVGSEHFKLLYDIYHMQIMEGDIIATIQKFHPFIAHYHTGGVPGRHEIDETQEINYPAVMKAIVDTGFTGHVAQEFVPARPDVLASLKQGVTICDV from the coding sequence ATGACCCGTCGTTCGGCGTTGGGCCGCGTCGCGGGCGGCGCGGCATTCCTGTCCGCCTCAATCGCCTCCCTGGCGGAACGTCTGGACGCCGCCGGGATTCAGCTCAAAGGCCGGGTGCGCCACTCGGTCTGCAAATGGTGTTACCCCAAGGTCAGCCTCGACGATCTCTGCCGCGAGGGCAAGAGGTTCGGCCTCGCGTCGGTCGAACTGCTCGAGGTGAAGGACTTCGAGACCCTGAAGAAACACGACATGGCGTGCGCGATGGTCAGCGGCGTTCCCGGGGGCATCACGGCGGGCCTGAATCGCCTGGAGAACCACGACCGGATCGCTGCCTTCTTCGAGGACACCGCGCCAAAGGTGGCGGCCGCGGGATTTCAGAACATCATCTGCTTCTCCGGCAATCGCGGCGGGATGTCGGACGAGCAGGGGCTCGAGCACTGCGCGATCGGCCTCAAGCGCATTGCGCGGATCTGCGAGAAGCACAAGGTGCTCGCCGTGATGGAGCTGCTCAACAGCAAAGTCAACCACCCCGACTACATGTGCGACCACACGCTGTGGGGCGTCGAATTGTGCAAGCGCGTCGGGTCGGAGCACTTCAAGCTGCTCTACGACATCTACCACATGCAGATCATGGAGGGGGACATCATCGCGACGATTCAGAAGTTCCATCCCTTCATCGCGCACTACCACACCGGCGGCGTTCCCGGCCGCCACGAGATCGACGAGACGCAGGAGATCAACTACCCGGCCGTCATGAAGGCCATCGTCGACACCGGCTTCACAGGGCATGTCGCGCAGGAGTTCGTGCCGGCGCGGCCTGACGTACTGGCGTCACTCAAACAAGGTGTGACGATCTGCGACGTGTGA
- a CDS encoding heavy metal-responsive transcriptional regulator has product MPGPGFGIGEAARRAGVSPDLIRYYERVGLLSPAPRTAGGFRRYSEESVARVLFVRHAIRFGFTSKELAGFLRARDRGNPPCRSVRAAGQRLLEEMDTQLARLQESRTAMAALLSAWDARLEGTPAGAPAHLLTMVSPATRATEGNGSRPRPRVRRASVGLRD; this is encoded by the coding sequence GTGCCCGGACCAGGTTTCGGCATCGGCGAAGCGGCGCGGCGCGCCGGCGTCAGCCCGGATCTCATCCGCTACTACGAGCGCGTCGGGCTGCTGTCCCCCGCCCCCCGGACGGCCGGCGGGTTCCGCCGCTACTCGGAGGAGAGCGTCGCCCGAGTGCTGTTCGTGCGCCATGCCATCCGTTTCGGCTTCACCTCGAAGGAGCTGGCGGGTTTCCTGCGGGCGCGGGACAGGGGCAATCCGCCGTGTCGATCGGTGCGTGCCGCCGGGCAGCGGCTGCTCGAGGAGATGGACACGCAACTCGCACGCCTGCAGGAGTCCAGGACGGCCATGGCCGCGCTGCTGTCGGCGTGGGACGCGCGCCTCGAGGGCACGCCGGCGGGCGCGCCGGCGCACCTGCTGACGATGGTTTCCCCCGCCACGCGCGCGACGGAAGGGAACGGTTCGCGGCCACGCCCGCGCGTGCGGCGAGCCTCAGTCGGTCTTCGAGACTGA